The Fervidibacillus albus genome contains a region encoding:
- a CDS encoding tetratricopeptide repeat protein: MNRIQETLRALENGHVQKAMKMKEEIQKNGDDEEIYVLAEQLKNLGFLEEVIPLYETLRNRYPEEGELLLALAEIYIQLDEDEQALLVLEKIKRDDPVYVESLLLSADLYEKEGLYEVCEQKLREAENLLPEEPLIQFALGEFFRSIGKFAEAVYNYEKVLQKTDEIGGVNIYDRLAEIYSAAGEFEKALPFFEQAVEKRLTVDLLFEYGFTLYQAGYVQKAIEKLEEVLTLDPDYGSVYFPLAKAYEKEGDYASALKVAKEGAKVQPFQKELHHFTGKLLLTLGKYEEAEQYFQKALEIDPEYVEAVLSLNELLFHQERYDEAIERMQSLIEEGEEDPNVLWDYAVACQHEEKFSEALSAYIQAYKYFKENEKFLQNYGFFLLEAGNKGDAIEVFKHLLQFDPTNDDYINMLERLERND, from the coding sequence ATGAACCGGATCCAAGAAACTTTACGAGCATTAGAAAATGGCCATGTTCAAAAGGCGATGAAAATGAAAGAGGAAATTCAAAAAAACGGGGACGATGAAGAAATTTACGTATTAGCCGAACAATTGAAAAACCTCGGATTTTTAGAGGAAGTGATCCCGCTTTACGAAACATTACGAAATCGATACCCGGAAGAGGGGGAATTGTTGCTTGCATTGGCGGAAATTTATATTCAATTGGACGAGGATGAACAGGCCCTCCTCGTGTTGGAAAAAATAAAAAGAGATGATCCTGTATACGTCGAGTCTCTACTTCTTTCTGCGGATTTATATGAGAAGGAAGGGCTTTATGAAGTGTGTGAACAAAAGTTGCGGGAAGCGGAAAACTTACTTCCGGAAGAACCTCTCATCCAATTTGCCTTAGGCGAGTTTTTCCGATCCATTGGAAAATTTGCCGAAGCGGTGTACAATTATGAAAAGGTGTTACAAAAAACGGATGAAATCGGCGGCGTAAACATTTACGACCGTTTAGCAGAAATTTACAGCGCAGCAGGAGAGTTTGAAAAAGCCCTTCCTTTTTTCGAACAGGCGGTGGAAAAAAGATTAACGGTCGATCTCCTATTTGAATACGGATTTACTTTGTATCAAGCCGGTTACGTGCAAAAAGCGATTGAAAAACTCGAGGAAGTATTAACGTTAGACCCGGATTATGGAAGCGTATATTTCCCGTTAGCCAAAGCATACGAAAAGGAAGGGGATTATGCATCAGCCCTTAAGGTAGCGAAGGAAGGTGCAAAGGTTCAACCTTTTCAGAAAGAATTGCATCATTTTACTGGAAAACTTTTGCTCACATTAGGGAAATACGAAGAGGCGGAACAGTATTTTCAAAAGGCGTTGGAAATCGATCCCGAATATGTAGAAGCTGTTTTATCATTAAACGAACTTCTTTTTCATCAAGAACGATATGATGAAGCGATCGAACGGATGCAATCGTTAATCGAAGAAGGTGAAGAGGATCCGAACGTTCTATGGGACTATGCTGTCGCTTGCCAACATGAAGAAAAATTTTCTGAAGCATTAAGTGCATATATTCAAGCATATAAATATTTCAAAGAAAACGAAAAATTTTTACAGAATTATGGATTTTTCCTCTTAGAAGCAGGAAATAAAGGGGATGCTATCGAAGTATTTAAACATTTATTACAATTTGATCCGACGAATGATGATTATATCAATATGCTGGAACGATTGGAAAGGAACGATTAA
- a CDS encoding menaquinol-cytochrome c reductase cytochrome b/c subunit — protein MHRGKGMKFVGDSRVPASHRKPNIPKDYSEYPGKTEAFYPDFLLKEWLVGAVFLIGFLCLTIAEPAPLERIADPTDTTYIPLPDWYFMFLYQLLKYSYASGDYNFIGAFVIPGIAFTALLLAPFLDRGPKRRPKDRPIATGFMLLAVAAIFYLTWEAVSTHDWEAAKRQGEIKEVVEVDKEHPGYEVYQQQTCISCHGENLEGVGTNPALTDIDRTVDEIKDIAVNGVGNMPANIFNGTEEELQQLAEFIMSVNEGE, from the coding sequence ATGCATAGAGGAAAGGGAATGAAATTCGTAGGAGATTCCCGTGTTCCTGCAAGCCATCGAAAGCCGAATATTCCAAAGGATTATTCGGAATATCCGGGGAAAACGGAAGCGTTCTATCCGGATTTTCTATTAAAAGAATGGCTTGTCGGGGCAGTGTTTTTAATTGGATTTCTATGTTTAACTATCGCTGAGCCGGCACCGCTAGAAAGGATAGCGGATCCGACGGATACGACGTATATTCCACTTCCCGATTGGTATTTTATGTTTTTATACCAATTATTAAAATATTCGTATGCATCTGGGGATTATAATTTTATCGGCGCTTTTGTCATTCCTGGTATTGCCTTTACGGCTTTACTATTAGCTCCCTTTCTCGACCGCGGGCCGAAAAGAAGGCCGAAGGATCGACCGATTGCAACGGGTTTTATGCTTTTAGCTGTAGCAGCGATTTTTTATTTAACTTGGGAAGCCGTATCGACCCATGACTGGGAGGCAGCCAAACGACAAGGAGAGATTAAAGAAGTTGTTGAAGTTGATAAAGAACATCCAGGCTATGAAGTATATCAACAACAGACGTGTATTTCTTGCCACGGGGAGAATTTGGAAGGGGTAGGAACAAATCCGGCATTGACCGATATTGACCGTACGGTAGATGAAATTAAAGATATTGCGGTAAACGGAGTTGGCAATATGCCTGCAAACATTTTTAATGGAACAGAAGAGGAGTTACAACAATTGGCAGAATTTATTATGAGTGTGAATGAAGGTGAGTGA
- a CDS encoding zinc metallopeptidase gives MGAYLIYFLIISLIPIWASMRVKSTYNQFQRVANSTGATGYEVARRILDANGLYDVRIEEYSGFLSDHYDPRSKTVRLSSANYRGRSIAAAAVAAHEVGHALQDQQDYAFLRFRSSLVPVASFGSNASYFLLFLGFILQQTGMILLGIVLMAAAVLFQVVTLPVEFNASSRAMDQVVSLGLVRNEEERGARKVLNAAALTYVAAAAVALLELLRFVLMFVGMQGDD, from the coding sequence ATGGGTGCATATTTGATTTACTTTTTGATTATTTCGCTCATTCCTATTTGGGCAAGTATGAGAGTGAAGAGTACGTACAATCAGTTCCAACGGGTGGCGAATTCCACTGGTGCAACTGGATATGAAGTGGCGAGACGCATTTTAGATGCCAATGGATTATATGATGTACGTATTGAAGAATATAGTGGATTTTTAAGTGACCATTACGATCCACGGTCGAAGACGGTTCGTTTATCTTCTGCGAATTATCGAGGTCGATCGATAGCTGCCGCAGCCGTTGCCGCCCATGAGGTTGGTCACGCGTTGCAAGATCAACAGGATTACGCCTTTTTGCGTTTCCGTTCTTCCCTTGTACCCGTTGCTAGTTTCGGGTCGAATGCATCTTATTTCCTTTTGTTTTTAGGATTTATTTTACAGCAAACAGGAATGATTCTACTTGGTATTGTTTTAATGGCCGCGGCCGTTTTATTCCAAGTTGTCACGTTACCGGTGGAATTTAATGCTTCTAGTCGAGCGATGGATCAAGTCGTTTCGCTAGGTCTAGTACGGAATGAAGAGGAACGGGGCGCACGAAAAGTGTTGAATGCTGCTGCATTAACGTATGTAGCTGCCGCAGCCGTTGCCCTATTGGAATTGCTTCGCTTCGTTTTAATGTTTGTCGGGATGCAAGGGGACGATTAA
- the aroB gene encoding 3-dehydroquinate synthase has translation MEKISIQLKSRTYPVYIGNQVLYELSEFLQTNRPSKICIISDETVASLHMNTLIEVIPSSIPRCQYVAPIGEKAKTMDVYADILTFAIDERLDRHSLFIAFGGGAVGDLTGFCAATYMRGIPFIQVPTTVLAHDSSVGGKTGINHSKGKNLIGAFHHPEAVFYHFPFLQTLPKREWRSGFAEIIKASFISETSYIDELQRSFLHEDDFNSENIVRPVIFGIETKKRIVEMDEREQGPRAFLNFGHTLGHALENELGYGKITHGEAVLIGIVYALRLSRRFYSIAVSEGSFLKWVENLGYDVTTIRHLDPVRLLNRMKTDKKAKSGTCTFVLLEKIGKPVLKEIDDDVLLETLSTFLADIR, from the coding sequence ATGGAAAAAATATCCATTCAATTGAAAAGTCGCACTTATCCCGTATATATCGGAAATCAGGTTTTATATGAACTGTCCGAATTTTTACAAACGAATCGGCCGTCCAAAATCTGTATCATTTCAGATGAAACCGTCGCATCCCTCCATATGAATACTCTTATTGAGGTGATTCCGAGTTCGATTCCCCGTTGTCAATATGTGGCTCCTATTGGAGAGAAGGCGAAAACGATGGATGTATATGCGGATATATTAACATTTGCCATCGATGAGCGATTAGATCGGCATTCCCTTTTCATCGCCTTCGGAGGTGGTGCGGTGGGGGATTTAACGGGATTTTGTGCAGCGACTTATATGCGAGGCATTCCTTTCATCCAAGTGCCGACGACCGTTTTAGCTCATGATAGTTCCGTTGGAGGAAAAACGGGGATCAATCATTCGAAGGGAAAAAATTTAATCGGTGCCTTTCATCATCCGGAAGCGGTTTTTTATCATTTCCCCTTTCTACAAACGTTACCGAAAAGGGAATGGCGTTCCGGTTTTGCAGAAATCATTAAGGCGTCTTTTATTTCAGAAACATCTTATATCGATGAATTACAACGTTCCTTCCTTCACGAAGATGATTTCAACTCGGAAAACATCGTTCGTCCGGTCATTTTCGGAATTGAAACGAAAAAAAGAATCGTAGAAATGGACGAACGGGAACAAGGTCCTCGGGCGTTTTTAAACTTTGGACACACCCTTGGTCACGCTTTGGAAAATGAACTTGGTTATGGAAAAATAACCCATGGAGAAGCGGTTTTAATCGGTATTGTGTATGCCCTTCGCTTAAGTAGACGTTTTTATTCGATAGCGGTGTCCGAAGGGTCGTTCTTAAAATGGGTGGAAAATCTCGGATACGATGTGACGACCATCCGCCATTTAGATCCGGTTCGTTTGTTGAATCGGATGAAAACCGATAAAAAAGCAAAATCAGGGACTTGTACATTCGTATTATTGGAAAAAATCGGGAAACCAGTGTTAAAGGAGATTGACGATGATGTTCTATTGGAAACATTGTCGACGTTTTTGGCGGATATTCGATAA
- a CDS encoding sporulation protein YpjB, translating to MKGFIVRIITVSIFIISFIHIPVFADDGGEQLREIDRMADEALHLAKMKRYDETKMIVKTLGERIDSPYGSLPLTMDERRVLRVAYLQAEQILESDSINETDLIQILTKFRLTTDALATEHDPLWFDMESVLIESIHSAKQAVGDERQFQETFREFLLLYDTVYLGMILDVPFEKVQALDAQIQYIEQHADPLNDSGALVDEMERLESYVQSVFSNHDEDEADPSLWWVIISTGGIIILTLTYAGWKKYKGEKMKQKQLKKQQKY from the coding sequence ATGAAAGGATTCATCGTTCGGATCATAACCGTTTCTATTTTCATTATTTCATTCATTCACATACCGGTTTTCGCCGATGACGGTGGAGAGCAGTTGCGTGAAATCGATCGGATGGCGGATGAAGCCCTCCATTTAGCCAAAATGAAGCGGTATGATGAGACGAAAATGATCGTCAAAACATTGGGTGAACGGATCGATAGCCCTTACGGATCGTTGCCGTTGACGATGGATGAACGAAGGGTTTTACGGGTTGCATATTTACAAGCGGAACAAATACTCGAATCAGATTCGATAAATGAAACAGATCTCATTCAAATTTTGACGAAATTTCGATTAACGACCGATGCTTTAGCTACGGAACATGATCCCCTCTGGTTTGACATGGAATCCGTATTAATCGAGTCCATTCATTCGGCGAAACAGGCCGTTGGTGATGAACGACAATTTCAAGAGACGTTTCGTGAATTTTTACTTCTTTATGACACCGTCTATCTAGGAATGATTCTCGATGTTCCGTTCGAAAAGGTCCAAGCCCTTGATGCACAAATTCAATATATTGAACAACATGCGGATCCTTTAAATGATAGCGGAGCACTGGTCGATGAAATGGAAAGGTTGGAAAGTTATGTCCAATCGGTATTTTCAAATCATGATGAAGACGAAGCAGACCCCTCCCTATGGTGGGTTATCATATCTACTGGGGGAATCATCATTTTAACGTTAACGTACGCTGGTTGGAAGAAATATAAGGGGGAAAAAATGAAGCAAAAACAGTTGAAAAAACAGCAAAAATATTGA
- a CDS encoding YitT family protein — protein sequence MTFPLKLKNILFIFLGAAIFSFGLVHFNMQNQLAEGGFTGITLLLYFLFHINPSFSNLLLNIPVFLLGWKYLGRNTFYYTIIGTVAVSLFLEIFQRYQYNIPLNGDLTLAALFAGVFLGIGLGIIFRYGGTTGGVDIIARLVQKYIGWSIGKTMFMFDTGVITLSLITYLNPREAMYTLVAVYIAARVIDIIQEGAYAARGAFIVSDEHEEIGERIIHDLNRGVTVLHGRGFYSKNEKNVLYCVVAQNEIGALKNLVNGVDPHAFITISNVHDVLGEGFTLDENKRPIER from the coding sequence ATGACATTCCCATTAAAATTGAAAAATATCCTTTTCATTTTCCTCGGAGCTGCTATTTTCTCTTTCGGTCTCGTCCATTTTAATATGCAAAATCAATTGGCCGAAGGGGGATTTACTGGAATTACGTTATTATTATATTTTCTGTTTCACATTAATCCTTCCTTTTCCAATTTGTTGTTAAATATTCCGGTCTTCCTTTTAGGTTGGAAATATTTAGGAAGAAACACATTTTACTATACGATTATCGGAACTGTAGCCGTTTCCCTATTTTTAGAAATTTTCCAACGGTATCAATACAATATTCCTTTAAACGGAGACTTAACTTTGGCCGCATTATTCGCCGGAGTTTTTCTCGGAATCGGACTTGGGATCATCTTTCGATACGGTGGAACTACGGGGGGCGTCGATATTATCGCCCGATTGGTACAAAAATATATCGGTTGGTCCATTGGAAAAACGATGTTCATGTTCGATACGGGTGTAATCACGTTATCCCTTATCACATATTTGAATCCACGGGAAGCGATGTACACCCTCGTCGCTGTCTATATTGCAGCACGAGTCATCGATATTATTCAAGAGGGGGCGTATGCAGCGAGGGGAGCCTTCATCGTTTCCGACGAACACGAGGAAATCGGTGAACGAATTATTCACGATTTAAATCGGGGCGTAACTGTTTTGCACGGTCGAGGCTTTTATTCCAAAAATGAGAAAAACGTACTATATTGCGTTGTTGCACAAAATGAAATCGGGGCATTGAAAAATTTGGTCAACGGGGTAGACCCCCACGCCTTCATTACGATTTCGAACGTACATGATGTACTAGGTGAAGGATTCACATTAGATGAAAACAAACGGCCGATTGAACGATAA
- the qcrB gene encoding menaquinol-cytochrome c reductase cytochrome b subunit — protein MLTKLYDWVDERLDITPLWRDIADHEVPEHVNPAHHFSAFVYCFGGLTFFVVVIQILSGMFLTMYYVPDVERAWESVYYLQNQVAYGQIVRGMHHWGASIVIVMMFLHTLRVFFQGAYKKPRELNWIVGVLIFFVMLGLGLTGYLLPWDMKAVFATKVTLEIAQSTPLIGDLLKTLLAGDEHIIGAQTLTRFFAIHVFFLPAALLALIGLHFLMIRKQGISGPL, from the coding sequence ATGTTAACAAAACTGTACGATTGGGTGGACGAACGTTTAGATATTACCCCGTTATGGAGGGACATCGCCGATCACGAAGTACCTGAACACGTCAACCCGGCCCATCATTTTAGCGCGTTTGTTTATTGCTTTGGAGGACTTACATTTTTCGTTGTCGTCATTCAAATTTTATCGGGTATGTTTTTGACAATGTATTACGTACCTGATGTGGAGCGGGCTTGGGAATCCGTCTACTATTTGCAAAATCAAGTTGCTTATGGACAAATCGTTCGGGGAATGCATCATTGGGGTGCAAGTATCGTAATTGTCATGATGTTTTTACATACTTTACGGGTATTTTTTCAAGGGGCATATAAAAAACCTCGAGAATTAAATTGGATCGTCGGTGTACTTATCTTTTTTGTCATGTTAGGACTCGGTTTGACCGGTTATTTACTTCCATGGGATATGAAAGCGGTTTTTGCGACGAAGGTAACGTTGGAAATCGCCCAATCGACTCCACTTATAGGAGATTTATTGAAAACGTTATTGGCCGGTGATGAACATATAATCGGCGCCCAAACATTAACGCGCTTTTTCGCCATTCACGTTTTCTTCTTACCGGCAGCCTTGCTTGCCTTAATCGGACTTCATTTCTTAATGATTCGAAAACAAGGAATATCGGGTCCGCTCTAA
- a CDS encoding nucleotide pyrophosphohydrolase: MNEKTVKQLQREVDEYIGQFKEGYFSPLALIARLTEELGELAREVNHYYGEKPKKPTEEEKTVKEELGDVLFVLICMANSLQIDLEEAHNEVMEKFQTRDANRWTRIEKDDRNG, translated from the coding sequence ATGAACGAAAAAACTGTAAAACAGTTGCAACGAGAAGTCGACGAATACATAGGCCAGTTCAAGGAAGGATATTTTAGCCCCCTTGCCTTAATTGCCCGATTGACGGAGGAATTGGGGGAATTGGCAAGGGAAGTAAACCATTATTATGGGGAAAAACCGAAAAAACCGACGGAAGAAGAAAAGACGGTAAAAGAAGAACTCGGGGATGTATTATTCGTTTTAATCTGCATGGCGAATTCGTTGCAGATTGATTTGGAAGAAGCACATAATGAAGTAATGGAAAAATTTCAAACGAGAGATGCAAATCGTTGGACAAGAATTGAAAAGGATGATCGAAATGGATAA
- a CDS encoding ReoY family proteolytic degradation factor: MATPVSVNEKKEFIRWFLNNYQLKKRECVWILNYLMSHDQLMAKVHFVENAQYCPRGLIMSTQCVDDVPFRFFKNSVMTTDAEKSFHDIRLNRDEDIYIQLNFKSVHQSYQYALVLEENPFMPDTVLISEKDRQLAEQFLQYTLLQFQVEKLKKEIDEALDEKNEKTFLQLSKQLNKVLDGQSK; encoded by the coding sequence ATGGCGACTCCGGTATCCGTTAATGAAAAGAAGGAATTTATCCGTTGGTTTTTGAACAATTATCAACTGAAAAAACGGGAATGTGTTTGGATCCTCAATTATTTAATGAGCCACGATCAGCTAATGGCGAAAGTACATTTTGTAGAAAATGCCCAATATTGTCCAAGAGGATTAATTATGTCGACCCAATGTGTAGATGACGTGCCCTTTCGCTTTTTCAAAAATTCCGTCATGACAACGGACGCCGAAAAATCTTTCCACGATATCCGTTTAAATCGGGACGAAGATATTTATATTCAATTAAATTTCAAATCCGTTCATCAATCGTACCAATATGCCCTCGTTTTAGAAGAAAATCCGTTTATGCCAGATACCGTCCTTATTTCGGAAAAGGATCGACAACTGGCTGAACAATTTTTACAATATACACTCCTGCAATTTCAAGTGGAAAAGCTAAAAAAGGAGATTGATGAAGCGTTGGACGAAAAGAATGAAAAAACGTTCCTCCAGTTATCAAAACAATTAAACAAAGTGCTCGATGGACAATCGAAATAA
- a CDS encoding DUF1405 domain-containing protein, whose product MHLHFLLTDRFFLFLLLIVNGIGTIYGYIWYGYQLAETPPIFLPFVPDSPTASLFFLFVLVAFIRKKNWPLMEALALITLFKYGVWAVVMNILTLIVSGNLPWEGYMLIASHFAMAVQGLLYAPYYRIKIKHLMIAGIWTLHNDVIDYIFFMYPRYSSLDEYVPQIGYFTFWLSVVSIGIAYYFGVRIQRKSLRSF is encoded by the coding sequence ATGCATCTTCATTTTTTATTGACCGACCGATTCTTTTTATTCCTTTTATTAATTGTTAATGGAATCGGGACAATTTACGGATACATATGGTACGGTTATCAATTGGCAGAAACTCCGCCAATTTTTTTACCATTTGTTCCGGACAGCCCTACGGCGAGCCTTTTTTTTCTATTCGTTTTAGTCGCCTTTATCCGAAAAAAAAATTGGCCGTTGATGGAGGCACTGGCCTTGATTACCCTTTTTAAATACGGGGTTTGGGCTGTTGTCATGAACATCCTTACCCTCATCGTCTCGGGCAATTTACCTTGGGAAGGGTATATGTTAATCGCTAGCCATTTCGCGATGGCCGTCCAAGGATTGCTTTACGCTCCTTATTATCGAATAAAAATAAAACATTTGATGATTGCTGGAATCTGGACGTTACATAATGATGTCATCGATTACATCTTTTTTATGTATCCTCGGTATTCTTCGTTGGACGAATATGTTCCACAAATTGGCTATTTTACTTTTTGGTTAAGTGTTGTATCCATCGGTATTGCTTACTACTTTGGCGTTCGAATACAAAGAAAATCGTTACGCTCCTTTTAA
- a CDS encoding ubiquinol-cytochrome c reductase iron-sulfur subunit, producing the protein MGVGGFMAASIVMPNMRFGADPILQPKEGSEFIKTNFKVDDLTTEPQKVDYSFKQKDGWYEEEVTQFAWVYKDKNGDIVAHSPVCKHLGCNVEWNSSESHPDMYFCPCHKGLYYKDGENVPNTPPRAPLDRYDFEVRDGYLYLSTRAKEFKGE; encoded by the coding sequence ATGGGAGTAGGCGGGTTTATGGCGGCGTCAATCGTGATGCCAAACATGCGATTTGGTGCAGATCCTATCTTACAGCCAAAGGAAGGTAGCGAATTCATTAAGACAAATTTTAAGGTAGATGATTTAACTACCGAGCCTCAAAAAGTGGACTATTCCTTTAAACAAAAAGACGGTTGGTACGAAGAGGAAGTAACCCAATTCGCTTGGGTGTATAAAGATAAAAACGGAGACATTGTCGCCCATTCTCCCGTTTGTAAACATTTAGGCTGTAATGTGGAATGGAACAGTAGTGAAAGCCATCCAGATATGTATTTCTGTCCGTGCCATAAAGGGCTTTATTACAAAGATGGAGAAAATGTGCCGAATACCCCGCCAAGGGCACCGCTCGACCGATACGATTTTGAAGTTCGAGACGGATATTTATATTTAAGTACACGGGCAAAAGAGTTTAAGGGGGAATGA
- a CDS encoding DUF2487 family protein: protein MRWNAEEAAVYFQSKEYIDTALIPVISLSFEDGKIGSGDENEWIQWISMEIERQFKGRILLLPPLTYVHTFEKGERNNWFKLWVESLNGQCFNHIVLIGTDDLRSVTETLDCEYFQVPRVPLLHVEKQYKVSMMEHEVKQLLPRIVELWQN, encoded by the coding sequence ATGCGTTGGAATGCGGAGGAAGCGGCCGTTTATTTTCAATCGAAGGAATATATTGATACCGCTTTAATTCCTGTTATTTCCCTATCCTTTGAAGATGGGAAGATCGGTTCCGGTGATGAAAATGAATGGATTCAATGGATTTCGATGGAAATTGAAAGGCAGTTTAAGGGGAGAATTCTCCTTTTGCCACCTTTGACGTACGTCCATACTTTTGAAAAAGGAGAACGGAACAATTGGTTCAAGCTTTGGGTGGAAAGTTTGAATGGACAATGTTTCAATCATATCGTTTTGATCGGCACGGACGATTTACGTTCCGTTACCGAGACGCTCGATTGCGAATATTTTCAAGTTCCAAGAGTTCCATTGTTGCATGTAGAGAAACAATACAAAGTATCGATGATGGAGCACGAAGTAAAACAACTTCTTCCGCGAATTGTCGAGTTATGGCAAAACTGA
- the aroA gene encoding 3-phosphoshikimate 1-carboxyvinyltransferase — translation MGKIEIADYIEKLTGSITVPGDKSISHRAVMFGALAEGVTEITNFLTGDDCLRTVDIFQKLGVPIRMTEEKISIEGKGLSDFVEPKEVLYFGNSGTTARLMTGILAGSSFCSMFTGDESLNRRPMERVVTPLKKMGADIHGREDGKYLPLSIRGRRLQSIRYELPVLSAQLKSAIIFAALHANGETVIIENSPTRDHTEIMLKQFGGQIERVGKEIKVKGNQSLVGTRVHVPGDFSSAAFFIVLGALAKKSDFIIENIGLNPTRTGLLDVLKRMHGKFEMMKEDGNFEPTGSLRIQSAPLVGTTIGGDMIPRLIDEIPIIALLATQAEGTTVIKDAEELRVKESDRIATVVTELKKLGANIEATEDGMIIEGKTKLSGGYVNSHGDHRIGMMLAIAGLISEEKVIIDQYECTQISYPDFFGDVKKISKMK, via the coding sequence ATGGGGAAAATAGAAATTGCCGATTATATTGAAAAATTGACGGGGTCGATTACCGTTCCTGGTGATAAATCCATTTCCCACCGGGCGGTCATGTTCGGTGCACTGGCTGAAGGTGTAACGGAAATTACTAATTTTTTAACCGGAGATGACTGTCTCCGAACGGTCGATATTTTTCAAAAACTAGGCGTACCGATTCGGATGACGGAAGAAAAAATATCGATTGAAGGAAAAGGATTATCCGATTTTGTTGAACCGAAAGAAGTATTATATTTCGGAAATTCAGGTACGACAGCACGACTTATGACCGGAATTCTTGCCGGTTCTTCCTTTTGTTCGATGTTCACCGGAGATGAATCGTTAAACCGTCGACCGATGGAACGTGTCGTCACTCCTTTGAAGAAAATGGGTGCGGACATACACGGAAGAGAGGACGGAAAGTACTTGCCTCTTTCAATTCGTGGAAGACGACTGCAATCTATTCGTTACGAATTACCCGTTTTAAGTGCCCAATTGAAATCCGCAATCATTTTCGCTGCCCTCCATGCCAATGGGGAAACGGTGATTATCGAAAATAGTCCGACTCGGGACCATACGGAAATTATGTTAAAACAATTCGGCGGACAAATTGAACGGGTTGGAAAAGAAATTAAAGTCAAAGGAAATCAATCATTAGTCGGAACCCGTGTACATGTCCCCGGTGACTTTTCGTCCGCTGCTTTTTTCATCGTCCTCGGTGCACTTGCGAAAAAATCGGACTTTATCATTGAAAACATCGGACTCAATCCGACGAGGACAGGCCTTCTCGACGTATTAAAACGAATGCACGGAAAGTTTGAAATGATGAAAGAGGATGGAAACTTTGAGCCGACGGGAAGTTTACGTATTCAATCTGCCCCTTTAGTAGGAACGACGATTGGTGGAGATATGATTCCCCGTTTGATCGATGAAATCCCGATCATTGCCCTGTTAGCGACCCAAGCGGAAGGAACGACGGTAATCAAAGATGCCGAAGAGTTGAGAGTAAAGGAATCGGATCGAATTGCGACCGTTGTGACCGAACTGAAAAAACTCGGAGCGAATATCGAAGCCACGGAAGACGGAATGATCATTGAAGGGAAAACGAAGCTATCGGGTGGTTATGTAAACAGTCATGGGGATCATCGAATCGGAATGATGCTTGCTATTGCGGGGTTAATAAGTGAAGAAAAAGTCATCATCGATCAATATGAATGTACGCAAATTTCGTATCCGGACTTTTTTGGCGATGTGAAAAAAATTAGTAAAATGAAATAA